One Kitasatospora sp. NBC_01266 genomic window carries:
- a CDS encoding DUF2637 domain-containing protein: MARPSLTRAHRVLLGLVAVGACLISGIGFAGSYSAVRELALHKGFGNFAYAFPIGVDAGIVVLLALDLVLTWLRIPFPLLRQTAWLLTVATIAFNAAASWGDPLGMGMHAVIPVLFVVVVEASRHAVGRIAAISADRHMESVRLMRWLLSPVPTFRLWRRMKLWELRSYDEVVRLEQNRLVYRAQLRFRYGRGWRRSAPIQALLPLKLAKYGVPLDVNLLDRIDPPAVPEAAAVEREVAEIPTVSAAVAVPALAKLAAARWRDGLGSQEQQEVPVRAARPVTALRDIRAETGHPAGAPGVSQQQQQQQPAPAQLPVQAQVNAEAEIELETEADTARPVGQLSPWFKAPRPTTAQPPSSPMPPARQRVEAASDAPLNAAPAPAPAPAPQPVLAESPVEEIPAPVPTPQQPPMDVFAPKARASRASGGPAPAPVLPQGQTQGQTQTVSPVQVPVQEGAAEQQELFEARPLTVDLAVEALVAYQDAQGHDPDEEALADFLFTQFGVSGKQPGVPASQSEIRRIWPKLRDRYATLGRE, encoded by the coding sequence ATGGCACGTCCATCCCTTACCCGTGCACACCGCGTGTTGCTTGGTCTAGTGGCGGTCGGCGCTTGCCTGATCTCCGGGATCGGTTTTGCGGGATCGTACTCGGCAGTGCGCGAGTTGGCGTTGCACAAGGGCTTCGGCAACTTCGCCTACGCGTTTCCGATCGGCGTGGACGCCGGCATCGTGGTGCTGCTCGCACTGGACCTGGTGCTGACCTGGCTCCGGATACCGTTCCCGTTGCTCCGTCAGACGGCCTGGCTGCTCACAGTCGCCACCATCGCCTTCAACGCCGCCGCCTCCTGGGGTGATCCCCTGGGCATGGGTATGCACGCGGTGATCCCCGTCCTCTTCGTTGTCGTGGTCGAGGCTTCACGGCACGCGGTCGGGCGGATCGCGGCGATCTCGGCGGATCGCCACATGGAGTCCGTCCGGTTGATGCGGTGGCTGCTGTCGCCGGTACCGACCTTCCGGCTGTGGCGGCGGATGAAGCTCTGGGAGCTGCGGTCCTACGACGAGGTGGTGCGGCTGGAGCAGAACCGCCTGGTCTACCGGGCGCAGCTGCGCTTCCGGTACGGGCGCGGCTGGCGGCGTTCCGCACCGATCCAGGCGCTGCTCCCGCTCAAGCTGGCCAAGTACGGGGTTCCGCTGGACGTGAACCTGCTGGACCGGATCGATCCTCCGGCGGTACCGGAGGCGGCGGCGGTGGAGCGCGAGGTGGCAGAGATACCGACGGTGTCGGCGGCGGTGGCCGTCCCGGCGCTTGCCAAGCTGGCCGCCGCGCGCTGGCGGGACGGTCTGGGGAGTCAGGAGCAGCAGGAGGTGCCGGTGCGAGCGGCGCGTCCGGTCACCGCGTTGCGTGACATCCGGGCGGAGACGGGGCACCCGGCCGGGGCGCCGGGCGTTTCCCAGCAGCAGCAGCAGCAGCAGCCCGCGCCCGCGCAGCTTCCGGTCCAGGCCCAGGTCAACGCTGAGGCCGAGATCGAGCTTGAGACCGAAGCGGACACGGCACGCCCCGTTGGTCAGCTGTCGCCGTGGTTCAAGGCACCCCGGCCGACCACTGCCCAGCCGCCGTCGTCGCCGATGCCGCCTGCACGGCAGCGAGTTGAGGCCGCGTCCGATGCCCCGCTCAACGCGGCGCCGGCCCCGGCACCCGCCCCCGCACCGCAGCCCGTGCTCGCGGAGTCCCCGGTAGAGGAGATTCCCGCTCCGGTGCCCACGCCGCAGCAGCCTCCGATGGACGTCTTCGCGCCGAAGGCCAGGGCGTCGCGGGCATCGGGCGGGCCGGCTCCCGCGCCGGTTCTGCCTCAGGGCCAGACCCAGGGTCAGACCCAGACCGTGAGCCCGGTTCAGGTGCCGGTCCAGGAAGGGGCCGCCGAGCAGCAGGAGCTGTTCGAGGCCCGTCCGCTGACGGTGGATCTGGCCGTCGAGGCGCTCGTCGCCTACCAGGATGCCCAGGGGCACGACCCTGACGAGGAGGCCCTGGCCGATTTCCTCTTCACCCAGTTCGGCGTGAGCGGCAAGCAGCCGGGTGTGCCGGCCAGCCAGAGCGAGATCCGTCGGATCTGGCCGAAGCTGCGGGACCGCTACGCGACCCTCGGGCGCGAGTAG
- a CDS encoding DUF6986 family protein, translated as MSQVEVGGGAAAEAAPGSLTFSVSARAAVDALLGPVDAELARRYPGDSGSRQPVHTVYVPADAFAADTVADWGRQALEALDTHAGTPAELAEALGLPADELLTEVHARVRAKLQREPIEDLRIDFEDGYGPRPDAEEDAAAVRAARLVATTVADGTAPPYLGIRIKCMEAAVRDRGIRTLELFLATLLEDGRELPAGLVLTLPKVTYAAQVTALVRLLEDFEQRAGLPAGRLGFEIQIETTQAILGADGRATVALMIEAAEGRATGLHYGTFDYSASCGVGAAYQSMDHPVADHAKAVMQVAAAGTGVRLSDGSTNVVPTGPREQVFAAWNLHHGLVRRSLARAYYQGWDMHPAHLPTRYAAVYAFYREGLATAAARLAAYVAKAGGDVMDEPATAKALSGYLLRGLDCGAVDPAEVTELTGLDRGQLDALSGR; from the coding sequence ATGTCGCAGGTCGAGGTGGGTGGCGGCGCCGCAGCCGAGGCAGCTCCGGGGAGCCTGACGTTCTCCGTGTCCGCGCGCGCGGCGGTGGACGCGCTCCTCGGTCCGGTCGATGCCGAGCTGGCCCGCCGCTACCCCGGGGACTCCGGCAGCCGGCAGCCGGTCCACACGGTCTACGTCCCGGCTGACGCCTTCGCCGCGGACACCGTGGCGGACTGGGGCCGCCAGGCGTTGGAGGCGCTGGACACCCACGCCGGGACGCCGGCCGAGCTGGCCGAGGCGCTCGGTCTGCCCGCCGACGAGCTGCTCACCGAGGTGCACGCCCGGGTCCGCGCCAAGCTCCAGCGCGAGCCGATCGAGGACCTGCGGATCGACTTCGAGGACGGCTACGGGCCGCGTCCGGATGCCGAGGAGGACGCGGCGGCGGTTCGTGCGGCCCGCCTGGTCGCCACGACGGTCGCCGACGGCACCGCCCCGCCGTACCTCGGCATCCGGATCAAGTGCATGGAGGCGGCGGTCCGGGACCGCGGCATCCGCACGCTGGAGCTGTTCCTCGCCACCCTGCTGGAGGACGGCCGCGAGCTGCCCGCCGGTCTGGTGCTGACGCTGCCCAAGGTCACCTACGCCGCGCAGGTCACCGCGCTGGTCCGGCTGCTGGAGGACTTCGAGCAGCGGGCCGGGCTGCCGGCCGGGCGGCTCGGCTTCGAGATCCAGATCGAGACCACGCAGGCGATCCTGGGCGCCGACGGCCGGGCCACCGTGGCGCTGATGATCGAGGCGGCCGAGGGCCGTGCCACCGGTCTGCACTACGGCACCTTCGACTACAGCGCCTCCTGCGGGGTCGGCGCCGCCTACCAGAGCATGGACCACCCGGTGGCCGACCATGCAAAGGCCGTGATGCAGGTGGCCGCCGCCGGCACCGGGGTACGGCTCTCGGACGGGTCGACCAACGTCGTTCCGACCGGTCCGCGCGAGCAGGTCTTCGCCGCCTGGAACCTGCACCACGGACTGGTCCGGCGCTCGCTGGCCCGCGCCTACTACCAGGGGTGGGACATGCACCCGGCACACCTGCCCACCCGGTACGCGGCGGTCTATGCCTTCTACCGCGAGGGCCTGGCCACGGCCGCGGCCCGGCTGGCGGCCTACGTGGCCAAGGCCGGGGGCGATGTCATGGACGAGCCGGCCACGGCCAAGGCGCTCAGCGGTTACCTGCTGCGCGGGCTGGACTGCGGAGCGGTCGATCCGGCCGAGGTCACCGAGCTGACCGGGCTGGACCGCGGGCAGCTGGACGCGCTCAGCGGTCGATGA
- a CDS encoding YigZ family protein has translation MSKPVAKPYLTIRADGSHETEVKRSRFICHLARVGDEEAAQEFIARIRKQYWDARHNCTAFVVGAEQRRERSNDDGEPGGTAGVPMLEVLRRRGVTDTVAVVTRYFGGVLLGAGGLVRAYGGAVSAALDEVGLVERRRVALLVVAADHTRAGRLENDLRAAGHAVRELHYEAAGVRIEVGVPEAELASFDTWLAEASGGSATAVRAGHFHVEIPWSDVS, from the coding sequence ATGTCGAAACCCGTCGCCAAGCCGTACCTGACCATTCGTGCGGACGGCAGCCACGAGACCGAGGTGAAGCGTTCGCGGTTCATCTGCCACCTCGCCCGGGTCGGTGACGAGGAGGCGGCGCAGGAGTTCATCGCGCGGATCAGGAAGCAGTACTGGGACGCCCGGCACAACTGCACGGCCTTCGTGGTCGGCGCGGAGCAGCGCCGCGAGCGTTCCAACGACGACGGTGAGCCGGGGGGCACGGCGGGCGTGCCGATGCTGGAGGTGCTGCGTCGGCGCGGCGTCACCGACACGGTCGCCGTGGTGACGCGGTACTTCGGCGGTGTGCTGCTGGGGGCGGGTGGCCTGGTCCGCGCGTACGGGGGCGCGGTGTCGGCGGCGTTGGACGAGGTCGGCCTGGTCGAGCGTCGCCGGGTCGCGCTGCTGGTGGTGGCCGCGGATCACACCCGGGCCGGTCGCCTGGAGAACGACCTGCGCGCGGCCGGCCACGCGGTGCGCGAGCTGCACTACGAAGCGGCCGGGGTGCGGATCGAGGTGGGGGTGCCCGAGGCGGAGCTGGCATCCTTCGACACCTGGCTGGCCGAGGCCAGTGGTGGCAGTGCGACGGCGGTGCGGGCGGGCCACTTCCATGTCGAGATCCCCTGGTCGGACGTGTCCTGA
- a CDS encoding cupin domain-containing protein has translation MAVIRTISIAPGANTGWHYHPAPVQAVLLSGELTRVLEDGRVEITRPGQFLIELPQQVHIGYNHGTEPVVILANYQVPEGSPLAIEAPAPALPCVAAPAQRRGLAERLSNA, from the coding sequence ATGGCCGTGATCCGTACCATCAGCATCGCGCCGGGCGCGAACACCGGCTGGCACTACCATCCGGCGCCCGTGCAGGCTGTCCTGCTCTCCGGAGAGCTGACCCGGGTGCTGGAGGACGGCCGGGTCGAGATCACCCGACCGGGGCAGTTCCTGATCGAGCTGCCGCAGCAGGTCCACATCGGCTACAACCACGGCACCGAGCCGGTCGTGATCCTGGCCAACTACCAGGTGCCGGAGGGCAGCCCGCTGGCCATCGAGGCCCCGGCCCCGGCGCTGCCGTGCGTCGCCGCGCCGGCGCAGCGACGCGGCCTGGCGGAGCGGCTCAGCAACGCCTGA
- a CDS encoding restriction endonuclease has translation MQDSTKRQSAVEGVFGRRAGFLASVFGGATGGPDQLASTEFQSGGGSRSDSARLAGPSDEPGAGVGSAGAAADGNGGGGDGPEPDGHDPAVAALGRAAELTHHRTATVRAEQQRLAALLARLALPVSAMDFESQRRSYEPRPYPDGPSAAPGVREPSWSDFAPSEPLADDPEATGTSRLLDSGYQRELAQARLAYQRARRQWRSEQATATDPAEAAARVAHEEGEQARARAVREYNDSLEECRRAYLEAEPAAVESLLERALAAAEAATPELPAACRAVFRPLTRTAVLDLDLPPLDLVPSLDGYRLTDEGEISPVPRPPADREADYLRVVARLALRALQAADAVDTDGVLAGVVLNGWLRESGAGCLLTVDADRDALARTRLVAAAEPAEDESEPGVYAAAEQDEALVRLRELGAAISPDPYAGVAVRPCATAGAAVPAVADLSPGEFAALVREVLTRGGLRDWSVRLRGHSGLVATGTGAPGSALPGRWVICASRRPGQVGAAEVRTLAEAVAEESAGHGLWLSTGGFTEEALDLIDTAEFRRIHLADGAGFRALAETHLGLPLATGTR, from the coding sequence ATGCAGGATTCGACCAAGCGCCAGTCGGCAGTCGAAGGCGTCTTCGGCCGCCGCGCGGGTTTCCTGGCCTCGGTGTTCGGTGGTGCGACCGGTGGACCCGACCAGCTGGCCTCGACCGAGTTCCAGTCCGGTGGCGGGAGCCGGTCCGACAGCGCGCGCCTCGCCGGACCCTCCGACGAGCCGGGCGCAGGCGTCGGCAGCGCCGGCGCCGCTGCCGACGGCAACGGCGGCGGCGGGGACGGGCCGGAGCCCGATGGGCACGACCCCGCGGTGGCGGCGCTCGGCCGTGCCGCGGAGCTGACACACCACCGGACGGCCACGGTGCGGGCCGAGCAGCAGCGCCTGGCCGCGCTGCTCGCCAGGCTCGCGCTGCCGGTGAGCGCGATGGACTTCGAGAGCCAGCGGCGCAGCTATGAGCCCCGCCCCTACCCCGACGGCCCGTCAGCGGCGCCGGGTGTCCGCGAGCCGAGCTGGTCGGACTTCGCCCCTTCGGAGCCGCTCGCCGACGATCCGGAGGCGACCGGGACCAGCCGCCTGCTGGACTCCGGCTACCAGCGTGAGCTGGCCCAGGCCCGGCTGGCCTACCAGCGCGCGCGGCGGCAGTGGCGCTCCGAGCAGGCGACCGCGACCGACCCGGCCGAGGCCGCCGCCCGCGTCGCCCACGAGGAGGGCGAGCAGGCCAGGGCGCGTGCGGTGCGGGAGTACAACGACAGCCTGGAGGAGTGCCGCCGGGCCTACCTGGAGGCCGAGCCCGCCGCCGTCGAGTCGCTGCTGGAACGCGCGCTGGCCGCCGCCGAGGCGGCCACCCCCGAACTGCCCGCCGCCTGCCGGGCGGTGTTCCGCCCGCTCACCCGGACCGCGGTGCTCGATCTCGACCTGCCCCCGCTCGACCTGGTGCCCTCGCTGGACGGTTACCGGCTGACCGACGAGGGCGAGATCAGTCCGGTGCCCCGCCCGCCCGCCGACCGTGAGGCGGACTACCTGCGGGTGGTCGCCCGACTGGCACTGCGCGCGCTGCAGGCGGCCGACGCGGTGGACACCGACGGCGTGCTGGCCGGTGTGGTGCTCAACGGCTGGCTGCGGGAGTCCGGCGCGGGCTGCCTGCTCACGGTGGACGCCGATCGCGACGCGCTGGCCCGCACCCGGCTGGTGGCGGCGGCCGAGCCCGCCGAGGACGAGTCCGAACCCGGTGTGTACGCCGCCGCCGAGCAGGACGAGGCGCTGGTGCGGCTGCGTGAACTGGGCGCCGCGATCAGCCCGGACCCGTATGCCGGGGTCGCGGTGCGGCCGTGCGCCACCGCCGGTGCGGCCGTCCCGGCGGTGGCCGACCTGTCGCCCGGGGAGTTCGCCGCGCTGGTCCGCGAGGTGCTCACCCGGGGTGGGCTGCGGGACTGGAGCGTGCGGCTGCGCGGCCACTCCGGCCTGGTCGCCACCGGCACCGGCGCCCCGGGCAGCGCGCTGCCCGGGCGCTGGGTGATCTGTGCCTCCCGGCGTCCGGGCCAGGTGGGCGCCGCGGAGGTGCGCACCCTGGCGGAGGCCGTCGCCGAGGAGTCGGCCGGCCACGGACTCTGGCTGAGCACCGGCGGCTTCACCGAGGAGGCGCTCGACCTGATCGACACCGCCGAGTTCCGCCGGATCCATCTCGCCGACGGCGCCGGCTTCCGCGCGCTCGCCGAGACCCATCTGGGGCTTCCGCTGGCGACCGGAACGCGCTGA
- a CDS encoding LysR family transcriptional regulator, translating into MLDLGRLRALHAVAVYGSVGKAAASLGFTSSAISQQISKLERETRTVLLERQGRGVVLTDAAQELAATAQRLLALVEQAEVTLEHQRGQAVGRLRVAAFATGARGLLPGVLAELRQTCPELEVRVLETDPYLATELVARGEVDLGLVQDWASVPLPIPEGLSRLNLGLDPVDLVLRAEHPLAALPVVPVAELRGQRWTSVPPGNICHDWLVRTMREVGEEPDVLYQVGEFETQIALIAAGLGVGLVPRLGRGALPPAVVARPVLPEPARRVFTLWRTQASRRPAITAALDALRRHWPIRRAADGPDEENPPTG; encoded by the coding sequence ATGCTTGATCTGGGACGGTTGCGCGCGCTGCACGCGGTCGCGGTGTACGGCTCGGTCGGCAAGGCCGCGGCCTCGCTCGGCTTCACCTCCTCGGCGATCTCCCAGCAGATCTCCAAACTGGAGCGGGAGACCCGCACGGTGCTGCTGGAGCGGCAGGGCCGTGGCGTGGTGCTGACCGACGCGGCGCAGGAGCTGGCCGCCACCGCGCAGCGGTTGCTCGCGCTGGTCGAGCAGGCCGAGGTGACCCTGGAGCACCAACGCGGCCAGGCGGTCGGCCGGTTGCGGGTGGCCGCGTTCGCCACCGGTGCCCGTGGACTGCTCCCGGGGGTACTGGCCGAGCTGCGGCAGACCTGCCCGGAGCTGGAGGTCCGGGTCCTGGAGACCGATCCCTACCTGGCCACCGAACTGGTGGCGCGCGGCGAGGTGGACCTGGGCCTGGTGCAGGACTGGGCCTCGGTCCCGCTGCCGATCCCCGAGGGCCTGTCCCGGCTGAACCTGGGGCTGGACCCGGTCGACCTGGTGCTGCGCGCGGAGCACCCGCTGGCGGCGCTCCCGGTGGTCCCGGTGGCCGAGCTGCGTGGGCAGCGCTGGACCAGCGTGCCACCGGGCAACATCTGCCACGACTGGCTGGTGCGCACCATGCGCGAGGTCGGCGAGGAGCCCGATGTGCTCTACCAGGTGGGCGAGTTCGAGACCCAGATCGCGCTGATCGCGGCAGGTCTCGGGGTCGGTCTGGTCCCCCGGCTCGGACGCGGTGCGCTGCCTCCCGCAGTGGTCGCCCGCCCGGTGCTGCCGGAGCCGGCCCGCCGGGTCTTCACGCTCTGGCGCACCCAGGCCTCCCGCCGCCCGGCGATCACCGCCGCGCTGGACGCGCTGCGCCGCCACTGGCCGATCCGGCGCGCGGCGGACGGCCCGGACGAGGAGAACCCGCCGACGGGGTGA
- a CDS encoding EamA family transporter, with translation MSPRHIALAVLVAAVWGVNFVVIDVGLKNFPPLLFCALRFAVVAVPAVFFVRPPRVAWRWVVAGGFVLGVLKFGSLFLGMHAGMPAGLSSLVLQSQAVFTALFAAVLLRERLGPQRIAGLTLAGAGIALVALDNGLGGPAKAFALVIAAAVFWGLSNVLTRKAAPPDLLSWMVWLSAVPPLPLLALSLLVEGPHADLHALVSITPVGLGAVAYVALLSTLFGFGAWGFLLREYDAAAVAPYSLLVPVFGMTSAWLLLGEAITPLAGGAALLVIAGIGLSALRPQYLARVRRGLGLARRPAPAGGAPTAARAPLPRP, from the coding sequence ATGAGTCCTCGTCACATCGCCCTGGCCGTGCTGGTCGCCGCCGTCTGGGGGGTGAACTTCGTGGTGATCGACGTCGGTCTGAAGAACTTCCCGCCGCTGCTCTTCTGCGCGCTGCGGTTCGCCGTGGTGGCGGTGCCGGCGGTCTTCTTCGTCCGGCCGCCCAGGGTGGCCTGGCGCTGGGTGGTGGCGGGCGGCTTCGTGCTCGGAGTGCTGAAGTTCGGCTCGCTCTTCCTCGGCATGCACGCGGGGATGCCGGCCGGACTCTCCTCGCTGGTGCTGCAGAGCCAGGCGGTCTTCACCGCGCTCTTCGCGGCGGTGCTGCTGCGGGAGCGGCTGGGCCCGCAGCGGATCGCCGGGCTGACGCTGGCCGGTGCGGGCATCGCGCTCGTCGCCCTGGACAACGGGCTCGGCGGGCCGGCCAAGGCCTTCGCGCTGGTCATCGCGGCGGCGGTGTTCTGGGGGCTGTCCAATGTGCTGACCCGCAAGGCGGCGCCGCCGGACCTGTTGAGCTGGATGGTCTGGCTCAGCGCGGTGCCGCCACTGCCGCTGCTCGCGCTCTCGCTGCTGGTCGAGGGCCCGCACGCCGATCTGCACGCGCTGGTCTCGATCACCCCGGTAGGCCTGGGCGCGGTCGCCTACGTGGCTCTGCTCTCCACCCTGTTCGGCTTCGGGGCCTGGGGTTTCCTGCTGCGCGAGTACGACGCGGCCGCGGTCGCTCCCTACTCGCTGCTGGTCCCGGTCTTCGGGATGACGTCGGCCTGGCTGCTGCTCGGCGAGGCGATCACCCCACTCGCGGGTGGCGCGGCGCTGCTGGTGATCGCCGGGATCGGCCTCAGTGCGCTGCGGCCGCAGTACCTGGCCCGGGTGCGGCGCGGCCTGGGCCTGGCGCGCCGGCCCGCACCGGCTGGCGGAGCTCCGACGGCTGCCCGTGCGCCGCTTCCGCGGCCCTGA
- a CDS encoding MarR family winged helix-turn-helix transcriptional regulator, protein MTSSSTEPTASGAAASDGAAELADELTRAMKRIRHRTMDRLEPYGLTPGQGRALRVLAHTEHGGAPGRAMRLSELADRLNVAPRSATTVVDALEQGALVERVPDPVDRRSVGLVLTEAGRAAVERFALVRQEVAEEYFGGTDPADVAVMLRVLRAAEAAHGQPSELRQPVRAGAPGPGRAAPGPGTAAAAH, encoded by the coding sequence ATGACCAGCTCGTCCACCGAACCCACCGCCTCCGGCGCCGCCGCGTCCGACGGGGCGGCCGAGCTGGCCGACGAACTGACCCGGGCGATGAAGCGGATCCGGCACCGCACCATGGACCGCCTCGAGCCCTACGGCCTGACCCCGGGACAGGGCCGCGCCCTGCGGGTACTCGCACACACCGAGCACGGCGGGGCGCCCGGGCGCGCGATGCGGCTGAGCGAGCTGGCCGACCGGCTGAACGTGGCTCCGCGCTCGGCCACCACGGTGGTGGACGCACTGGAGCAGGGCGCCCTGGTCGAGCGGGTGCCCGATCCGGTGGACCGGCGCTCGGTGGGCCTGGTGCTGACCGAGGCCGGCCGGGCCGCGGTCGAGCGGTTCGCACTGGTCCGCCAGGAGGTCGCCGAGGAGTACTTCGGTGGCACCGACCCGGCGGACGTCGCGGTGATGCTCCGTGTACTCAGGGCCGCGGAAGCGGCGCACGGGCAGCCGTCGGAGCTCCGCCAGCCGGTGCGGGCCGGCGCGCCAGGCCCAGGCCGCGCCGCACCCGGGCCAGGTACTGCGGCCGCAGCGCACTGA
- a CDS encoding phosphatase PAP2 family protein, protein MDSEPQPTVNQPISEDNQAPSTAPPQDRSTGRPAHTPRGARSGDHPGRPGALPPAPGRLLPALAHPLATIRDSLLTPLPLALVLALVSWQVAVAGPLLGLDRWVRHRVGDLRETLHSGLLDWLGHLFSDLGSTVPAIPVLLGAGALAAWRSRRAGLRRWWLPLLLAPCAALLIPLLVVPAKAYFARGGPLGQPVGPGAWGWYPSGHTTTACVSYGVGALLLGRTLSGPARRVLHASTVLLGLGVGLGLIWCVYHWFLDVLAGWCLSALVLWTLARGLPHDDARPRGTAATGDGGRRY, encoded by the coding sequence ATGGACAGCGAGCCTCAACCAACGGTGAACCAACCGATCAGCGAGGACAACCAGGCGCCCTCGACGGCGCCGCCACAGGACCGATCGACCGGCCGTCCGGCCCACACCCCCCGGGGCGCACGGAGCGGCGATCACCCAGGCCGCCCCGGAGCTCTCCCCCCCGCTCCGGGGCGGCTCCTGCCTGCCCTGGCCCATCCGCTGGCGACCATCCGCGACAGCCTGCTGACGCCGCTGCCGCTCGCCCTGGTACTGGCTCTGGTCTCCTGGCAGGTCGCGGTCGCGGGGCCGCTGCTCGGCCTGGACCGCTGGGTGCGCCACCGGGTCGGGGACCTGCGGGAGACGCTGCACAGCGGTCTGCTGGACTGGCTCGGCCACCTCTTCTCCGACCTGGGCAGCACGGTGCCGGCGATTCCGGTACTGCTCGGCGCCGGCGCGCTGGCCGCCTGGCGGTCCCGCCGCGCGGGGCTGCGACGCTGGTGGCTGCCGCTGCTGCTGGCCCCGTGCGCGGCCCTGTTGATCCCGCTGCTGGTGGTGCCGGCCAAGGCCTACTTCGCGCGCGGCGGCCCGCTCGGCCAACCGGTCGGGCCGGGCGCCTGGGGCTGGTACCCGTCCGGGCACACCACCACGGCCTGCGTCAGCTACGGGGTCGGGGCCCTGCTGCTCGGCCGCACCCTGTCCGGGCCGGCCCGCCGCGTGCTCCACGCCTCGACCGTCCTGCTCGGGCTGGGGGTCGGGCTCGGCCTGATCTGGTGCGTCTACCACTGGTTCCTGGACGTACTGGCCGGCTGGTGCCTGTCCGCCCTGGTGCTCTGGACGCTGGCCAGAGGGCTGCCGCACGACGACGCGCGGCCGCGAGGAACGGCTGCCACCGGAGATGGCGGTCGGAGATACTGA
- the gabT gene encoding 4-aminobutyrate--2-oxoglutarate transaminase, whose product MSAAPLLPQERRLVTAIPGPKSQELQARKLGAVAAGVGTTLPVYVSRAGGGVLEDVDGNSLIDFGSGIAVVNVGNSAEAVVAKASEQLAAFTHTCFMVTPYEGYVAVAEQLNELTPGDHDKRTALFNSGAEAVENAVKIARAYTKRTAVVVFDHGYHGRTNLTMGLTAKNMPYKQGFGPFAPEIYRVPVAYPYRWLTGAENCAAEAAAQAIDMINKQIGAENVAAIIIEPIQGEGGFIEPAKGFLPAIVEYAKANGIVFVADEIQTGFCRTGQWFACEDEGIVPDLITTAKGIAGGLPLAAVTGRAEIMDAAHAGGLGGTYGGNPVACAAALGAIETMKTLDLNAKAQRIGEVMLGRLRAMAEKFDVIGEIRGRGAMIAIELVKPGSKEPNPEVTAAVAKACHAEGLVVLTAGTYGNVLRFLPPLVIPEHLLTEGLDIIEGAFALQGTTAGA is encoded by the coding sequence ATGAGCGCCGCACCGCTGCTCCCGCAGGAGCGCCGTCTGGTCACCGCGATCCCCGGCCCGAAGTCGCAGGAGCTGCAGGCCCGCAAGCTGGGCGCGGTGGCGGCGGGCGTCGGGACCACCCTGCCCGTGTACGTGTCGCGGGCCGGCGGCGGGGTGCTGGAGGACGTGGACGGCAACAGCCTGATCGACTTCGGCTCGGGCATCGCCGTGGTCAACGTCGGCAACAGCGCCGAGGCCGTGGTGGCCAAGGCGAGCGAGCAGCTGGCCGCGTTCACCCACACCTGCTTCATGGTGACCCCGTACGAGGGCTACGTCGCCGTCGCCGAGCAGCTCAACGAGCTCACCCCGGGCGACCACGACAAGCGCACCGCGCTGTTCAACTCGGGTGCCGAGGCGGTGGAGAACGCGGTCAAGATCGCTCGCGCGTACACCAAGCGCACCGCTGTCGTGGTGTTCGACCACGGCTACCACGGCCGGACCAACCTGACCATGGGTCTGACCGCGAAGAACATGCCGTACAAGCAGGGCTTCGGCCCGTTCGCGCCGGAGATCTACCGGGTGCCGGTCGCCTACCCGTACCGCTGGCTGACGGGTGCGGAGAACTGCGCCGCCGAGGCCGCCGCGCAGGCGATCGACATGATCAACAAGCAGATCGGCGCCGAGAACGTCGCGGCGATCATCATCGAGCCGATCCAGGGCGAGGGCGGCTTCATCGAGCCGGCCAAGGGCTTCCTGCCGGCCATCGTGGAGTACGCGAAGGCCAACGGGATCGTCTTCGTCGCGGACGAGATCCAGACCGGCTTCTGCCGCACCGGCCAGTGGTTCGCCTGCGAGGACGAGGGCATCGTCCCGGACCTGATCACCACCGCCAAGGGCATCGCCGGCGGTCTGCCGCTGGCCGCGGTGACCGGGCGGGCCGAGATCATGGACGCCGCGCACGCCGGCGGCCTGGGCGGCACCTACGGCGGCAACCCGGTGGCCTGCGCGGCCGCGCTGGGCGCGATCGAGACCATGAAGACGCTGGACCTGAACGCCAAGGCGCAGCGGATCGGCGAGGTCATGCTGGGCCGCCTGCGCGCCATGGCGGAGAAGTTCGACGTGATCGGCGAGATCCGCGGCCGCGGCGCCATGATCGCCATCGAGCTGGTCAAGCCGGGCTCCAAGGAGCCCAACCCGGAGGTCACCGCCGCCGTGGCGAAGGCCTGCCACGCCGAGGGCCTGGTCGTGCTGACCGCCGGCACCTACGGCAACGTGCTGCGCTTCCTGCCGCCGCTGGTGATCCCGGAGCACCTGCTGACCGAGGGCCTGGACATCATCGAGGGCGCCTTCGCCCTGCAGGGCACGACCGCCGGCGCCTGA